GCAGTGTTGTGTCACCTGGGGAGCCCATTCTAGAGAGGACACAGTCATTACGGTCCATCCCTGAGAAGATAGTTGTTGACCAGCCATCAGCAAGTGTCCTTGATAAGAAAGAGGGAGAACAAGCAAAAGCTCTTtttgaaaaagtgaagaagtttCGACTGCATGTGGAAGAAGGGGACCTTCTCTATCTTATGTATGTGCGGCAGACGGTTTTCAAGGTGGTCAAGTTCCTCGTGATCATTGCCTATAACAGCTCTCTGGTCAATAAAGTTCGGAACAGAGTACGCTGTGAAGTTGAGATCCAAGACATGACTGGCTATAAGAATTTTGAATGTAATCACACTATGGCTCATCTGTTCTCTAAGTTGTCTTACTGTTATCTGTGTTTGGTGGCTGTCTATGGACTAACAAGCCTGTACACGTCCTACTGGCTGTTTTACCGCTCATTGAAGGAATACTCCTTTGAGTATGTCCGCCAGGAGACTGGCATCAATGACATCCCAGACGTCAAAAATGACTTTGCTTTCATGCTGCACATGATAGACCAGTATGACCCGCTGTACTCCAAACGGTTTGCAGTGTTTCTCTCTGAGGTCAGTGAGAACAAGCTGAAGCAGCTCAACCTTAACCACGAATGGACTGCAGAGAAACTGCGCCAGAAGCTTCAAATGAACGCCAACAACAGACTTGAGCTTCAGCTGTTCATGCTCCCCGGTTTGCCCGACACCGTATTTGAGCTAACCGAGCTGCAGTCCCTCCGGCTTGAGATCATCAACAACATCACCATACCCGCCTCGGTCTCTCAGCTGGAAGACCTCCAGGAACTGTCGCTTTACCAGTGCTCTCTGAAGTTACACACCACGGCCACCACCTTCCTCAAGGGGAACCTGAAAGTACTCCGTGTGAAATTTGATGACAACAGGGAACTTCCAAACTGGATGTATGGTCTGCGCAACTTAGAGGAGCTCTACCTCACAGGGTCCCTCAGCTCGGATGCCTCCAGGAATATGGTTCTTGAGTCTCTGCGGGAGTTGAAGTCTCTAAAAACACTTTCCCTTCGGAGCAATTTGACAAAGATACCCCAATCGATAGTCGATGTGTCGAGTCATCTGCAGCGATTGTATTTACACAATGACGGCACTAAGCTAGTGATGCTCAACAACCTGAAAAAGATGACCAATCTGATAGATCTGGAGCTGGTGCATTGTGATCTGGAGCGCATTCCACATGCTATCTTCAGCCTGACAAGTTTGCAGGAACTTGATTTGAAAGAGAATAACCTTCGCTCCATAGAGGAAATAGTCAGCTTCCAGCATCTCCGGAAGCTCACTTGCCTCAAGCTGTGGCACAACAGCATCATGTACATCCCAGAACACATCAAAAAACTAGGCAGCCTGGAGCGTCTTTACTTCAGCCACAACAAGATTGAGATACTGCCCTCTCACTTGTTCTTGTGCAACAAACTGCGCTACCTGGATCTCTCCAACAATGACATCCGGTTCATCCCCCCAGAAATCGGAGTCCTGCAGAGCCTGCAGTACTTCTCTGTCACTTGtaacaaaattgaaaatctaCCAGACGAACTCTTCTTCtgcaaaaaactcaaaacattaaaGCTGGGCAAAAACTCCCTGTCTGTATTGTCTCCAAAAATTTCCTACTTAGCTCTGCTGACCTACCTGGAACTCAGAGGGAACCACTTTGAGATGCTGCCGCAGGAGCTCGGTAGCTGTTCTGCTCTGAAGCGTAGTGGCCTTATTGTGgaagaaatgctgtttgaaactCTGCCTTCAGATGTCAGGGACCAAATGAAGGTAGAGTGAGATGCCTTCCTGTCGCCACAGTGCctgtgtttctttgtttcatcagtagtttttttttttttttagaaagtcaGGATAACATCCTCGTTTAACGCAGcttttgtttgtaattattCTTAAAAAGGAACACATGTCTgtattgttttactttgtttgacAGCGGAAAGCATTGTTTAGCTAGCTACAAATCCAGCCTGATGCTATAGTTCAGCATTTTGGACTGCTtgaatttttgttgtaaatttcaGGAAAATTCAAAAAGATCTAGAGATTCACAATCATATTAGAGCAATATTAGTATCAGCAAAGATTTAcatcttgttgtgttttttgactGATATGAACATTTCTACAAATGCAGGTTTGGATTGCCTTAAAACTACAGATACTGTCAACACATGTG
The nucleotide sequence above comes from Oryzias melastigma strain HK-1 unplaced genomic scaffold, ASM292280v2 sc00344, whole genome shotgun sequence. Encoded proteins:
- the lrrc8c gene encoding volume-regulated anion channel subunit LRRC8C, with protein sequence MIPVMEFRQFSEQQPAFRVLKPWWDVFTDYLSVIMLMIGVFGCTLQVMQDKIICLPQRTSSLSQNSSEVELKSLLHMQPNASSGLREMSGLKTHLDLQQYSFINQMCYEKALHWYAKYFPYLVLIHTLVFMVCSNFWFKFPGSSSKIEHFISMLGKCFDSPWTTRALSEVSGENPEEKEHKKSGTSRSSSVVSPGEPILERTQSLRSIPEKIVVDQPSASVLDKKEGEQAKALFEKVKKFRLHVEEGDLLYLMYVRQTVFKVVKFLVIIAYNSSLVNKVRNRVRCEVEIQDMTGYKNFECNHTMAHLFSKLSYCYLCLVAVYGLTSLYTSYWLFYRSLKEYSFEYVRQETGINDIPDVKNDFAFMLHMIDQYDPLYSKRFAVFLSEVSENKLKQLNLNHEWTAEKLRQKLQMNANNRLELQLFMLPGLPDTVFELTELQSLRLEIINNITIPASVSQLEDLQELSLYQCSLKLHTTATTFLKGNLKVLRVKFDDNRELPNWMYGLRNLEELYLTGSLSSDASRNMVLESLRELKSLKTLSLRSNLTKIPQSIVDVSSHLQRLYLHNDGTKLVMLNNLKKMTNLIDLELVHCDLERIPHAIFSLTSLQELDLKENNLRSIEEIVSFQHLRKLTCLKLWHNSIMYIPEHIKKLGSLERLYFSHNKIEILPSHLFLCNKLRYLDLSNNDIRFIPPEIGVLQSLQYFSVTCNKIENLPDELFFCKKLKTLKLGKNSLSVLSPKISYLALLTYLELRGNHFEMLPQELGSCSALKRSGLIVEEMLFETLPSDVRDQMKVE